A part of Crassostrea angulata isolate pt1a10 chromosome 5, ASM2561291v2, whole genome shotgun sequence genomic DNA contains:
- the LOC128183214 gene encoding uncharacterized protein LOC128183214, with the protein MSEKRKLSFFHIAHRKKLSRKECPGCKQSFSIRYFEQHTKENFESSTRLWKCSKTDFENEPDVQMCEHIDNQSSSDDNLASYRLSDVFASYVKKNVSQDFHDNDMDSDEEVWNNISIDDIDLDLQTGDTTDNNTHVENVPNKNVKLGTLLIWFCMFLCTWQAVSALPDSAMNHLLSFLWTFFSQLGEESVIFSSFAAVFPGSVYLLWKKLGLKKDNFLKFVVCRKCFSIYKYEECFLNVEGQTISGKCSYKEFPNHTQLARRKQCGELLLKHVTLSDGTTKLYPFKSYCYKPLQQSLQNLVRRPGFEDKCEIWRSRKQQPGFMTDVYDGKIWKEFMTTEKSSFLNHRNNYALMLNLDWFQPFEHVKYSIGVIYAVILNLPRQERFKLKNVLLIGVIPDLNHEPSVNSFISPLVDELKLGWSKGFQLLSSKSPNVKKTFKIALLCVGCDIPATRKLCGFLGHSACLGCSKCSKKFPGDFGKRDYSGFDVNSWPKRTLENYMSSIRELKKAKTQTERDRLESSLGVRFSKLCEIDYFDPVRMSIVDPMHNLFQGTAKKMMKLWLGLKVIHPEQLVTIQERVDSVDAASNIGAIPRKIASSFGGFTAEQWKNWTNFFSIFALVDILPKTDLDVWRKFVMACRILTTKCISFADISQFDRYIIDFCKGIERLYGSSVVTPNMHMHCHLSQCVSDYGPIYSFWLFSFERYNGHLGNMPNNSRAIEMQLMRRFLRDSFVHSLEFPSLYNDEFKKHFPTVVSETVHSDVEILKIMYMSKRSALIIGQDWQISSVFECNKSSCHVFCSEDYAMLKKTYCHLYPSDNEHIDCMPKSFRKCSSITFGGEVFGSYKSRHKRSSYIMAYWHDNDGKIISDVGSGDLQPGIIQYFVQHNLLMGNESRVHLFAKVFWLMPFPNVYRFHCGKPVEIWKKNIYDTFGPSAFIPVQRIFCRYICAEGKLYNKSVSYICPIMKGMNV; encoded by the coding sequence ATGTCAGAGAAACGTAAACTCTCATTTTTTCACATTGCTCATAGAAAGAAATTGTCTAGAAAGGAATGTCCTGGCTGTAAACAATCTTTTTCTATTAGGTATTTTGAACAGcacacaaaagaaaattttgagagTAGTACTAGACTTTGGAAGTGTTCgaaaacagattttgaaaatgaacCAGATGTACAAATGTGTGAGCATATAGATAACCAATCTTCGTCAGATGATAATCTTGCATCATATAGATTATCTGATGTTTTTGCTTCTTatgttaagaaaaatgtttcacAAGATTTTCATGACAATGATATGGACAGTGATGAGGAAGTTTGGAATAACATATCCATCGATGATATAGATTTAGACTTGCAGACAGGTGATACTACAGATAACAATACGCATGTGGAGAATGTTCCAAATAAGAATGTAAAGTTAGGAACACTTTTGATATGGTTTTGTATGTTTTTGTGTACATGGCAAGCTGTATCTGCACTTCCCGATTCTGCTATGAAtcatttgttatcatttttgtGGACATTTTTTAGTCAGCTGGGTGAAGAATCTGTCATTTTTTCAAGTTTTGCTGCAGTTTTTCCTGGATCAGTCTATTTGTTATGGAAAAAGTTAGGTCttaaaaaagacaattttttaaaatttgttgtatgcagaaaatgtttttctatataCAAATATGAGGAATgctttttgaatgttgaagggCAAACTATTTCTGGTAAATGTTCTTACAAGGAATTTCCAAACCATACGCAACTTGCGAGAAGAAAACAATGTGGAGAATTGTTGCTAAAGCATGTTACACTGTCAGATGGTACTACAAAACTTTATCCATTTAAATCTTATTGCTATAAGCCATTACAACAATCTCTTCAAAATTTGGTCAGGAGGCCTGGATTTGAAGATAAATGTGAAATATGGAGATCAAGAAAACAACAGCCAGGATTCATGACTGATGTGTATGATGGGAAAATTTGGAAGGAATTTATGACAACCgaaaaaagttcttttttaaatcatagAAATAACTATGCACTAATGTTAAACTTAGATTGGTTCCAGCCATTTGAGCATGTGAAATACTCTATTGGAGTAATTTATGCTGTTATTTTAAATCTACCAAGACAAGAAAGATTCAAATTAAAGAATGTGCTGTTGATAGGAGTAATACCAGATCTCAATCATGAACCTTCTGTAAATAGTTTCATTTCTCCATTAGTAGATGAACTAAAGTTAGGTTGGTCAAAAGGATTTCAACTTTTGTCATCCAAAAGTCctaatgttaaaaaaacattcaaaatagcACTTCTCTGTGTTGGTTGTGATATACCAGCAACTCGAAAACTTTGTGGATTTTTAGGTCACTCAGCATGTTTAGGGTGCTcaaaatgttctaaaaaattTCCTGGAGATTTTGGCAAGAGAGATTACTCTGGTTTTGATGTAAATAGTTGGCCAAAACGCACATTAGAAAATTACATGTCTTCAATCAGAGAACTGAAAAAGGCTAAAACTCAGACAGAAAGAGATAGACTTGAATCTTCTTTGGGGGTTAGATTTTCGAAACTAtgtgaaattgattattttgatCCTGTTCGAATGTCTATTGTCGATCCGATGCATAATTTATTTCAAGGAACTGccaaaaaaatgatgaaattgtgGCTAGGATTAAAAGTTATACACCCAGAACAGCTAGTCACAATTCAAGAAAGAGTTGACTCTGTTGATGCAGCAAGTAATATTGGGGCAATTCCTCGGAAAATTGCATCTTCCTTCGGAGGCTTTACAGCTGAACAATGGAAGAATTggacaaattttttttcaatttttgctCTTGTTgatattttgcctaaaactgATCTTGATGTTTGGAGAAAATTTGTAATGGCATGTAGAATCTTGacaacaaaatgtatttcttttgcTGACATTTCACAATTTGATAgatatatcattgatttttgtaAAGGCATTGAGAGGTTATATGGCTCTTCAGTTGTGACACCCAATATGCACATGCATTGTCACCTATCACAATGTGTTTCAGATTATGGCCCTATTTACTCTTTTTGGCTGTTTAGTTTTGAGAGATATAACGGTCATTTAGGGAATATGCCAAATAATAGTAGAGCCATTGAAATGCAACTaatgagaagatttttaagagaTTCATTTGTTCATTCATTGGAATTTCCATCTCTTTACAATGATgagtttaaaaaacattttccaaCTGTAGTATCTGAAACAGTTCATTCTGATGTAGAAATTTTAAAGATCATGTACATGTCAAAGAGAAGTGCTCTCATAATTGGACAAGATTGGCAAATTAGCTCTGTATTTGAATGTAACAAGTCATCATGCCATGTTTTTTGTTCAGAAGATTATGCTATGCTGAAAAAAACATATTGTCATTTGTATCCCAGTGATAATGAACACATTGATTGTATGCCCAAGTCTTTTAGAAAATGTTCTTCAATTACTTTTGGGGGAGAAGTGTTTGGATCCTATAAGTCTCGTCACAAGCGCTCCTCTTATATTATGGCATACTGGCATGATAATGATGGGAAAATTATCAGTGACGTAGGCTCAGGTGACCTTCAACCAGGAATCATTCAGTATTTTGTTCAACACAATCTCCTAATGGGCAATGAAAGTAGAGTCCATTTGTTTGCAAAAGTTTTCTGGCTTATGCCATTTCCAAATGTTTACAGATTTCATTGTGGCAAGCCAGTTgagatttggaaaaaaaatatttacgacACCTTTGGACCGTCTGCTTTTATTCCTGTACAGAGAAtcttttgtagatatatttgTGCAGAAGGAAAACTGTACAACAAGAGCGTTTCATATATTTGTCCTATTATGAAGGGTATGAATGTGTAG